From Solibacillus sp. FSL W7-1464:
GGTGACCGTGCAATGAATACATTATTACTTTCATTGCTTAGTGTAGTTCTCCTTTATGTGCTGGCGATTCCTTTAGGAGTACTGGCTGGGCGTTACCACGATTCACTTTTGGATAAGTCGATTGTACTTTACAGCTTTATCTCTTATGCAATACCTGCATTCGTACTGTATTTAATTTTCGTATTCGTGTTCGGTTACCGGCTTATGTGGTTCCCGACAAGCGGTACAGTGGATATAGGGGTGGACCCGGGAACCTGGAGTTATTATTGGAGTAAATTCTACCATTTATTATTACCGGCAGCCAGCTATGCATTATTAGCGACGACGGGTGTCATACAGTATTTGCGTTCGGAAATTATCGATGCGAAAACGATGGATTATGTAAAAACTGCCCGCAGTAAAGGGATTCCGATGAAGAAAGTGTATTCACGTCATATCTTCCGAAACTCCTTATTACCGATTGCCGCATTCTTAGGCTTCACAATTACTGGTTTACTTGGTGGATCAATTTTCATCGAAACAGTATTCGCCTATCCTGGTATGGGTAAATTATTTGTCGAATCCATTTTAAGTCGTGACTATAGTGTTATTACTTCATTGGTAATGTTATATGGCTTCTTAGCATTATTAGGTAGTCTATTATCCGATATTATTTTAAGTATTGTGGATCCGCGAATTCGCATAGACTAATCAATTAATAATGACTAAGGAGAGGTGATTTTAATCATGGAAAACAAAAATGAACAGACAGTAGAAAAATTAGAATCTCAAAGCTCTCCACCAACTGGTATTCAAGTAATATGGCGAGAGTTTAAAAAAGATAAATTAGCAATGTTCTCATTAATAGGAAGCATCCTGCTAATGATTGCGATTATGTTCATGGCATTCTTCACTATTGATCAGACAGAAGTCATGAAAATTCAGTTATTGGAGCGTTTTACTGAACCGGGTGTCCGAGGTTATCTGCTTGGAGCAGATGAAGCAGGACGGGATATGTTTGGCCAGCTGATCATTGGCGCTAAAAACTCGATCATCATTGCGGTTGCAATTACAATTATTGCAAACATAGTCGGGATTGCTCTTGGTATTATTATGGGTTATTACGGTGGCTTCATCGATAATTTCTTCATGCGAATTATAGATTTCTTTATTACTCTACCAACTACAATGATTATCATCGTAGTAGTAACAATCATTCCATCTTACGGAATAATAGATCTAATCTTAATTATTGCAGCATTTCAGTGGATGTCGACGGCCAGACTAGTGCGATCTAAAGCACTTTCTGAAGCACGACGCGATTACATCAGTGCTTCCAAAACAATGGGTACAAGTGATTTCGCGATCATGTTTAAAGGATTATTGCCAAACTTAAGCTCGCTCTTAATTGTTGAAGTGACATTGAGTTTTGCGGGAAATGTAGGAATCGAAACAGGTCTTGCATTCTTAGGTTTCGGTTTACCACCGTCAACACCAAGTTTAGGAACTTTAGTAGGTTATGCTATGAACCCGATAATCTTATCGAGTAAATGGTGGGTATGGTTGCCTGCATCAATATTAATTTTAGTACTGATGCTTGGTATAAATTATGTTGGTCAAGCGTTACGACGCTCTGCTGACGCAAAACAACGTTTAGGATAAAAAAGGGAGGAAAAACAAATGATGAAAAAGAAGGGTTTAATGCTGTCTTCAGTATTTGCTACGGCATTAGTATTAGCGGCTTGTGGAGGAGATGACGAAACGTCAACTGAAAAACCGGCTGAAAATGATGGTAAACAAACAGAAGAGAAAACAAATGA
This genomic window contains:
- a CDS encoding ABC transporter permease; the encoded protein is MENKNEQTVEKLESQSSPPTGIQVIWREFKKDKLAMFSLIGSILLMIAIMFMAFFTIDQTEVMKIQLLERFTEPGVRGYLLGADEAGRDMFGQLIIGAKNSIIIAVAITIIANIVGIALGIIMGYYGGFIDNFFMRIIDFFITLPTTMIIIVVVTIIPSYGIIDLILIIAAFQWMSTARLVRSKALSEARRDYISASKTMGTSDFAIMFKGLLPNLSSLLIVEVTLSFAGNVGIETGLAFLGFGLPPSTPSLGTLVGYAMNPIILSSKWWVWLPASILILVLMLGINYVGQALRRSADAKQRLG
- the opp4B gene encoding oligopeptide ABC transporter permease; its protein translation is MWKTIVRRVLIMIPQLFILSLLIFLLAKQMPGDPFTGLITPETDPNVIEELRVKSGFYDPWYVQYYNWISNAAQGDFGQSYTFKKPVADIIGDRAMNTLLLSLLSVVLLYVLAIPLGVLAGRYHDSLLDKSIVLYSFISYAIPAFVLYLIFVFVFGYRLMWFPTSGTVDIGVDPGTWSYYWSKFYHLLLPAASYALLATTGVIQYLRSEIIDAKTMDYVKTARSKGIPMKKVYSRHIFRNSLLPIAAFLGFTITGLLGGSIFIETVFAYPGMGKLFVESILSRDYSVITSLVMLYGFLALLGSLLSDIILSIVDPRIRID